One part of the Polyangiaceae bacterium genome encodes these proteins:
- the recB gene encoding exodeoxyribonuclease V subunit beta — MRPFDASTIELAGFNLVEASAGTGKTHAITSLVTRLVCERGLGIERILVVTFTEAAAAELRDRVRARLSHLLRGLEVGRTRLDQADTALLARLRSVLPDDALKPRLELALGRFDEAAISTIHGFCHRCLTEIAFESGGLFESELVPDLSVLRDEVVRDYWTLETHAAPAEFLQQLAAHKLDLKACQRLADRVVSNPELLVLPRAEQAPMPNRKALERAVDRARDVYDRAELDRILRRKGVNQVKLKLLFVDQLLDDLEDFLGVRERRGALADTLPERSIHLAQSRFPMNKGQPIPRHAFFERWETVVEEHEALTEAWRGRLAAFVTGLVEYARREIPKRKLERGLISFDDLLQQLDAALISSRGPQLADRIRRRFPAALIDEFQDTDSIQWRIFQRLYVEPLSASPGSAAPSAASPNLPVNADSVGPLFVIGDPKQAIYSFRGADLGVYLRAARGTASERQYTMGTNWRTDPALLEALNGLYDAERLHVPFLVSGIAFPHIAPKPGATERLATIEGEPQGGLSLAFVDAELSQELGIAELCAREVRHTLASGLHILEQPLSAGDIAVLTRTNAQAFEVQHALNGHGIPSVVLGDQSVFLSVEARELGQLLSAVAEPTQVRALKAALTTELIGVSANALDALERDDREWDLWTARFRTWNQLWMQRGFVQMIQRVLAELGSFEHLLALTDGERRLTNVLHLIELIHAAARGLHLGPAGILAWLSVQRLDNSQRVENVQVRLESDERAVKITTVHKSKGLEYPVVFCPYAHAGSGLHPDDSRQPVFHDDEGKLTLSLLFENDSKHPHKQRAVNESLEEALRLLYVALTRAKHMTHVFWGPIGHKHQRPYAYSALGYLLHPPDQGRMACDVDRLKAHFKDKSADDLLREVADLASRIPGLTLRRLDGSMPGTPVLGGAREHALSARARERSIDQYFRTASFSGLAAQAEKLELDPDEGRDRDQGGDLSDAEADFLTPQLELVPFPRGSKAGNFFHDVLEHHDFTRDEAALKELVKRKLATHGYPTDLSDGATSGIQRALVTPLFRVPEGRSRAPSPSAEAGPDVDLCLAALSRRDRLDELEFHFPVAMTPGAERLHSQHLAAVFRDHPSAALAPSYADRIQQLGFAPLTGFLKGYVDLIFRSPNSTAEGTRRFYLVDYKTNFLGDAAVHYGARRLQEAMSHGHYYLQYHLYTLALHRYLSSRMPGYRYDVDFGGVLYLFLRGMAPELGNLSGVFFEKPPESRIQALSNVMDGLGGPGPALEASS; from the coding sequence GTGCGCCCCTTCGACGCCAGCACGATCGAGCTCGCAGGTTTCAACTTGGTGGAAGCCAGCGCGGGCACCGGTAAGACTCACGCCATCACCAGCCTGGTGACTCGTCTGGTGTGCGAGCGGGGCCTGGGTATTGAACGCATTTTGGTGGTTACGTTCACCGAAGCGGCAGCGGCGGAGCTACGAGATCGCGTCCGAGCCAGGCTTAGCCATCTGCTAAGGGGGCTGGAGGTCGGCCGAACGCGCCTCGATCAAGCGGACACCGCATTGCTCGCGCGCCTGCGCTCTGTGCTGCCGGACGACGCGCTGAAGCCGCGGCTCGAGCTCGCCTTAGGGCGCTTCGACGAGGCGGCGATCTCGACCATCCACGGGTTCTGCCACCGCTGCCTCACGGAAATCGCGTTCGAGAGCGGCGGTCTGTTCGAGTCGGAACTCGTGCCGGACTTGAGCGTGTTGCGTGACGAGGTCGTGCGGGACTACTGGACCCTGGAGACCCACGCCGCCCCGGCAGAGTTTCTCCAGCAACTCGCCGCGCACAAGCTCGACTTGAAGGCCTGCCAGCGCCTGGCCGACCGCGTCGTCTCGAACCCGGAACTCCTGGTGTTGCCTCGAGCTGAGCAAGCGCCGATGCCTAACCGCAAGGCGCTCGAGCGTGCGGTGGACCGCGCGCGAGACGTCTACGACCGGGCAGAGCTCGATCGCATCCTGCGCCGAAAGGGCGTGAACCAAGTGAAGCTCAAGCTGCTCTTCGTCGATCAGCTACTCGACGATCTCGAGGATTTCTTGGGGGTGAGGGAGCGCCGGGGCGCCCTCGCTGACACGCTGCCAGAGCGCTCGATACACCTGGCCCAGTCGCGCTTCCCGATGAACAAAGGCCAACCGATACCGCGTCACGCGTTCTTCGAGCGCTGGGAGACGGTGGTCGAGGAACACGAGGCCCTTACCGAGGCGTGGCGAGGGCGCCTGGCGGCGTTCGTCACTGGGCTCGTCGAATACGCACGCCGGGAGATCCCGAAACGTAAGCTCGAGCGAGGGCTGATTTCCTTCGACGACCTCTTGCAGCAGCTGGACGCCGCGCTCATCAGCTCGCGCGGACCTCAACTAGCAGACCGCATTCGGCGTCGTTTCCCCGCGGCACTCATCGACGAGTTCCAGGACACGGACAGCATCCAATGGCGGATCTTTCAGCGGCTCTACGTCGAGCCGCTGTCTGCTTCTCCTGGCTCCGCTGCTCCGAGCGCTGCTTCGCCGAATCTCCCGGTAAACGCAGACAGCGTGGGGCCGCTGTTCGTGATCGGGGACCCCAAGCAGGCCATCTATAGCTTTCGCGGTGCAGACCTCGGCGTCTATCTGCGGGCCGCGCGGGGCACGGCGAGCGAGCGCCAGTACACCATGGGCACGAACTGGCGCACAGACCCGGCGCTACTCGAGGCGCTGAACGGTCTGTACGATGCCGAGCGACTGCATGTGCCCTTCTTGGTCTCGGGCATCGCGTTTCCCCACATCGCTCCGAAGCCTGGCGCGACTGAGCGCCTCGCGACGATCGAGGGTGAGCCCCAAGGCGGCCTTAGCTTGGCGTTCGTCGACGCCGAGCTGAGTCAAGAGCTGGGGATCGCTGAGCTATGTGCGCGTGAGGTGCGCCACACGCTTGCGTCAGGTTTACACATCCTCGAGCAACCGCTGAGCGCTGGAGACATTGCGGTACTGACGCGCACCAACGCTCAAGCCTTCGAGGTGCAGCACGCGTTGAACGGCCACGGGATCCCAAGCGTCGTGCTCGGCGATCAAAGCGTCTTTTTGTCGGTGGAGGCGCGCGAGCTTGGGCAACTGCTCAGCGCCGTCGCGGAGCCGACCCAAGTTCGGGCGCTGAAGGCTGCACTGACCACGGAGTTGATTGGGGTCAGCGCAAACGCCTTGGACGCGCTGGAGCGCGATGATCGGGAGTGGGACCTCTGGACCGCCCGCTTCCGCACCTGGAACCAGCTGTGGATGCAGCGCGGATTCGTGCAGATGATCCAGCGAGTGCTGGCGGAGCTTGGAAGCTTCGAACACCTGCTCGCGTTGACCGATGGCGAGCGGCGCCTCACCAATGTGCTCCACCTGATCGAGCTGATCCATGCGGCAGCGCGCGGTCTTCACCTTGGCCCGGCTGGCATCCTCGCGTGGCTCAGCGTTCAGCGACTCGACAACAGTCAGCGTGTGGAGAACGTCCAGGTGCGGTTGGAGAGTGACGAGCGCGCGGTCAAAATCACCACGGTGCACAAGAGCAAGGGCCTCGAGTATCCAGTCGTCTTCTGCCCGTATGCGCACGCGGGCTCTGGACTCCACCCCGATGACAGCCGCCAGCCCGTCTTTCACGACGACGAGGGGAAGTTGACGCTGTCGCTCCTGTTCGAGAACGACAGCAAGCACCCACACAAGCAGCGGGCAGTGAACGAGAGCCTCGAGGAGGCATTGCGCTTGCTGTACGTCGCGCTGACGCGCGCGAAGCACATGACCCACGTGTTCTGGGGCCCGATTGGGCACAAGCACCAGAGACCCTACGCCTACTCCGCGCTAGGCTATCTGCTGCACCCGCCAGATCAGGGACGCATGGCGTGTGACGTGGATCGCCTCAAGGCCCACTTCAAGGACAAGTCCGCGGATGACCTACTACGCGAAGTCGCCGATCTGGCGAGTCGCATCCCCGGCCTCACACTACGTCGACTCGATGGGTCCATGCCCGGGACGCCGGTCCTCGGCGGCGCTCGGGAACACGCACTCAGCGCTCGCGCCCGGGAGCGCAGCATCGACCAATATTTCCGCACGGCTAGTTTCTCCGGTCTCGCTGCCCAAGCAGAGAAGCTCGAACTGGATCCGGATGAAGGTCGTGACCGCGACCAAGGTGGAGATCTGAGCGACGCCGAGGCAGACTTCTTGACGCCACAGCTGGAGCTCGTCCCATTTCCACGCGGTTCCAAGGCGGGCAACTTCTTTCACGATGTACTCGAGCACCACGACTTTACGCGGGACGAGGCCGCGCTAAAGGAGCTGGTGAAGCGCAAGCTCGCAACCCATGGTTACCCGACGGATCTGAGTGACGGCGCGACGAGCGGTATTCAGCGCGCCCTCGTCACGCCCCTGTTTCGCGTACCTGAGGGGCGAAGCCGCGCACCGTCCCCGAGCGCGGAGGCAGGTCCCGACGTCGATCTATGTCTCGCGGCGCTCAGCCGTCGAGACCGCCTAGACGAGCTCGAGTTCCACTTTCCCGTGGCGATGACCCCCGGCGCCGAACGCCTGCACTCCCAGCACCTCGCGGCGGTGTTTCGAGATCACCCGAGCGCAGCGCTCGCGCCGAGCTACGCCGACCGCATTCAGCAGCTTGGGTTCGCCCCACTCACGGGCTTTCTGAAGGGCTACGTCGACCTGATCTTCCGCAGCCCGAACTCCACAGCGGAGGGGACACGGCGCTTCTACTTGGTGGACTACAAGACGAACTTCCTGGGGGACGCCGCAGTCCATTACGGTGCTCGCCGCTTGCAGGAGGCGATGAGTCACGGGCACTACTACCTGCAGTATCATCTGTATACGCTGGCGCTGCACCGCTACCTGTCGTCACGCATGCCGGGCTATCGCTACGACGTAGATTTTGGTGGAGTGCTGTATCTTTTTCTGCGCGGAATGGCGCCTGAGCTGGGCAACCTGAGCGGCGTCTTCTTCGAGAAGCCACCGGAGAGCCGTATCCAAGCCTTGTCGAATGTGATGGACGGCTTGGGTGGCCCGGGGCCCGCACTGGAGGCGAGTTCCTGA
- the recC gene encoding exodeoxyribonuclease V subunit gamma → MPRRLFVYRSNHAEQLAKSLAEVLRVPVADPMRAERVVVQGRGMATWLSQQLALELGVFTNGEFLYPRNFVSQIYAETFSRPDLSSHSREGLFWGLYSSLATLPAEFAGLEPSPDREALESVLGYLAGGALDLKTQQLAARVTRAFDGYLVFRPELIAAWEAGKSGDLPPRLESSAAWQAALWRRLPEALRKHHLAYLERDFDQRVRELAELPADVAASQHQLPERVCLFGLSSLPPLYLRSVARLADLIDVHLFVLSPSRGWFADQAAPRQRAKLIEQGQALEEPHELLAALGVAGAHFQQLLEELGAGYQEPLELYRDPTEGKAEPNLLARVQKSLLELDDALEPSLPTSDQSIAVHSCHGPMREVEVLHDLLLDLLESDPTLAPQDIIVMAPDIERYAPLIEAVFDRPQADRTASSDSARQQSAASRKERRGGIPYRIADRSVRHDAPVLEGLFRVLSLVGGRHSASQLLDLLNLAPIAERFQIQVAELDSIAEWVRETGIRWAIDEQDRVRHGQPEIRQNTWRFGLDRLLVGYALPGQDRRRFHGCLPYDEVEGQAAELAGKLASFAETLFKSLDTLDQSKSLAEWQAALARVVGLLFATEGDYAWQHQRVLSALEQIRSAAESVGFGSKIGLKVLMPLLAEQLDESQPAKSFLTGGVTFCAMVPMRSIPFRVVCLMGMDEDAFPRRDSQVDFDLASALPRPGDRSRSQDDRYLFLEALLSTRDRLIITYNGQSIHDNSKRPPSVAVEELLDHLERQLSPASPQVEVDLAENEPALDVRQRLITEHPLQPFSRRYFDGQEPSLFSFRQELCRGAATARSSRHQPTPIFEGRLPSLEGPPRFGLRDLLLFVSAPQQYLFERRLGLFLREESAELLDREPIELSALEKYSVGNVLLQLGLEGVDDDESLMVLRASGKLPFGTSGSVTRDVLQAETDAMKQALLGAMAGHPAQSHHVSLRMPCGVQLEGNLDDVYGGRMIRANFMRPRPKRQLRAWAEHLIWCAHVEQRASAPDSSRLKKPSQLPREVARSYVFLRPQPGKSRITRYELRAPEDATRELDVLCRLLLLGLDEPLYFFPEASRAFVDALESGKEHPHAVASAALADDTRFDPYASRVVGNSSDVRALPPIPDTRAPGFDELAQTIWQPLLAHLEET, encoded by the coding sequence ATGCCCCGGCGCCTGTTCGTCTATCGCAGCAATCACGCGGAGCAGCTCGCGAAGAGCCTCGCGGAGGTGCTGCGGGTGCCTGTCGCGGATCCGATGCGCGCGGAGCGGGTGGTGGTTCAGGGCCGCGGGATGGCGACGTGGCTCAGTCAGCAGCTCGCCCTCGAGCTGGGCGTCTTCACGAACGGTGAGTTCCTTTACCCACGGAACTTCGTTTCACAAATCTATGCGGAAACGTTCTCCCGACCAGATCTCTCGAGCCACTCTCGCGAGGGACTGTTTTGGGGGCTGTACTCGAGCCTGGCGACGTTGCCCGCAGAGTTCGCGGGACTCGAGCCGAGCCCGGATCGTGAAGCTCTAGAGAGCGTCCTCGGCTACCTCGCGGGCGGCGCGCTGGACCTCAAGACCCAGCAGCTCGCCGCGCGAGTGACTCGCGCCTTCGATGGTTACTTGGTTTTCCGCCCGGAACTAATAGCCGCATGGGAAGCGGGGAAAAGCGGAGACCTGCCGCCGCGACTCGAGAGCTCCGCTGCCTGGCAGGCCGCGCTGTGGCGGCGATTGCCAGAAGCGCTGCGAAAGCACCACCTAGCTTACCTCGAGCGTGACTTCGATCAGCGCGTCCGAGAGCTTGCAGAGCTCCCTGCAGACGTCGCCGCTAGTCAGCACCAGCTGCCGGAACGCGTGTGCTTGTTCGGTCTCTCGAGCCTACCCCCGCTCTACCTGAGGAGCGTCGCGCGCCTGGCCGACTTGATCGACGTGCACTTGTTCGTGCTCTCGCCTTCGCGAGGCTGGTTCGCGGATCAAGCTGCCCCTCGCCAGCGGGCGAAGCTCATCGAGCAGGGGCAAGCACTCGAAGAGCCCCACGAGTTACTCGCGGCTCTTGGCGTCGCGGGTGCGCACTTCCAGCAGCTGCTCGAAGAACTCGGGGCTGGCTATCAAGAGCCCCTCGAGCTGTATCGCGACCCGACCGAGGGGAAGGCGGAGCCCAACCTGCTGGCAAGGGTACAGAAGAGCCTGCTGGAGCTAGACGATGCCCTCGAGCCAAGCCTCCCGACGAGCGACCAGTCCATCGCCGTGCACTCGTGTCATGGCCCAATGCGAGAAGTCGAGGTCCTACACGATCTGCTGCTCGACCTACTCGAGAGCGATCCGACGCTTGCCCCCCAGGACATCATCGTCATGGCGCCCGATATCGAGCGCTACGCTCCGCTCATCGAAGCGGTCTTCGATCGACCTCAAGCGGATCGAACCGCCAGCAGTGACTCCGCGCGGCAACAGAGTGCAGCGTCACGCAAGGAGCGCCGCGGCGGGATCCCGTATCGAATCGCCGACCGGTCCGTACGCCACGACGCACCCGTGCTCGAAGGGCTATTTCGGGTGTTGTCGCTGGTGGGTGGACGTCACAGCGCGAGCCAGCTCCTCGACTTGCTGAACCTCGCGCCGATCGCGGAGCGCTTTCAAATCCAAGTCGCCGAACTCGACTCGATCGCCGAGTGGGTGCGCGAGACGGGGATCCGTTGGGCGATCGACGAACAGGATCGCGTCAGGCATGGCCAACCGGAGATCCGCCAGAACACCTGGCGCTTCGGCCTGGACCGCTTGCTCGTCGGCTACGCTCTGCCCGGCCAAGACCGGCGACGCTTTCACGGTTGCCTCCCCTACGACGAGGTCGAGGGTCAGGCTGCGGAGCTCGCTGGGAAGCTCGCGTCGTTCGCCGAGACGCTGTTCAAGAGCTTGGACACTCTGGATCAGTCGAAGAGCCTCGCGGAGTGGCAGGCTGCGCTCGCGCGGGTGGTGGGACTCTTGTTCGCAACGGAAGGCGACTACGCGTGGCAGCACCAGCGAGTGCTGAGTGCCCTCGAGCAGATCCGCAGCGCCGCTGAGAGCGTGGGCTTCGGCTCCAAGATCGGCCTCAAGGTCTTGATGCCCTTGCTCGCTGAGCAACTGGACGAGTCGCAACCTGCCAAGAGCTTCCTCACCGGCGGCGTGACGTTCTGCGCGATGGTTCCCATGCGCTCCATCCCTTTCCGCGTGGTCTGCTTGATGGGCATGGACGAAGATGCGTTTCCGCGGAGAGATAGCCAGGTTGACTTCGACTTGGCCAGCGCCTTGCCACGGCCCGGCGATCGTTCGCGGAGCCAGGACGACCGCTATCTCTTCCTCGAGGCGCTGCTCTCCACCCGAGATAGGCTGATCATCACGTACAACGGCCAGAGCATTCACGACAACTCCAAGCGTCCGCCGAGCGTCGCGGTGGAGGAGCTACTCGACCATCTGGAGCGACAGCTCAGCCCTGCGTCACCGCAAGTCGAAGTCGACCTCGCCGAGAACGAGCCTGCGCTCGACGTTCGCCAGCGGCTGATCACGGAGCACCCGCTGCAACCCTTCAGTCGCCGCTACTTCGACGGTCAGGAGCCAAGCCTGTTCAGCTTCCGCCAAGAGCTGTGTCGAGGAGCCGCCACGGCGCGCAGCAGCCGTCACCAGCCAACGCCCATTTTCGAGGGTCGCCTGCCGAGCTTGGAAGGCCCCCCGCGCTTCGGTCTACGCGACCTGTTGCTCTTCGTATCGGCGCCCCAGCAGTACCTCTTCGAGCGCCGGCTCGGCTTGTTCCTTCGGGAGGAAAGCGCGGAGCTCCTCGACCGAGAGCCGATCGAGCTTTCTGCGCTGGAGAAGTACTCCGTAGGCAACGTCTTGCTTCAGCTCGGCCTCGAAGGTGTGGACGACGACGAGAGCCTGATGGTGCTCCGCGCGAGCGGAAAGTTGCCGTTCGGCACCAGCGGTTCGGTCACTCGCGACGTGCTCCAAGCGGAGACGGACGCGATGAAACAGGCCCTACTCGGTGCCATGGCTGGCCACCCAGCCCAGAGCCATCATGTTTCCCTACGGATGCCATGCGGCGTTCAGCTAGAAGGCAACCTGGACGACGTGTACGGCGGGCGGATGATCCGCGCAAACTTCATGCGGCCGCGACCCAAGCGCCAGCTGCGCGCCTGGGCAGAGCACCTGATTTGGTGCGCCCACGTGGAACAACGCGCCAGCGCGCCGGATAGCTCACGCCTGAAGAAGCCGAGCCAGCTGCCGCGGGAGGTCGCGAGGTCGTACGTGTTTTTGCGCCCGCAGCCGGGCAAGTCCCGCATCACGCGCTACGAGCTGCGAGCACCGGAGGACGCGACTCGCGAGCTTGACGTACTGTGTCGGCTCCTGCTCCTCGGGCTAGACGAGCCGCTCTATTTTTTCCCTGAGGCATCGCGCGCATTCGTCGACGCGCTGGAGAGCGGAAAGGAACACCCCCACGCGGTGGCGAGCGCGGCGCTCGCCGACGACACTCGCTTCGATCCTTACGCGAGTCGCGTCGTCGGGAACAGCAGCGACGTCCGGGCTCTACCGCCCATTCCCGACACGCGGGCTCCGGGTTTTGACGAGCTCGCACAGACGATTTGGCAGCCCCTCTTGGCGCACCTGGAGGAGACCTAG
- the recD gene encoding exodeoxyribonuclease V subunit alpha → MARSLPEALLGLHSAGVLGALDVEFARVLDRIQPSNAHVLLGAALASRAVQRGHVCLDLRGLDKRVLLDDDEQPVEVELPPLQGWLRELGQSPLVATPATCLEPLPADHRPLVLDARGRLYLWRYYDYQTRLAADLLERLGRDVIVEEQRLGESLTRLFAGSTEDPDLQRVAALVSASSAFSVISGGPGTGKTTTVVRILATLVEQSQALGKDPPRILLLAPTGKAAQRLAEAITEQKAKLACDAWVAESIPTESLTIHRALGYQPHSPTRFRYGASEPLSADCVLVDESSMVDLALLAKLVEAVPKHAQLILIGDKDQLSSVETGAILGDVFNPSTLNGYSPALVSRIARLSGDRLAKPKKARGIPEGRAALADCMVHLTKSYRYSSQGGIGALARAINAGDGRAAWDSCHGSAGAAFIAGDPDELEPKLGALAVQGFRAYLEATDPGLKLDRLARFRLLTAHRRGRLGVEQLNQTCERALAEAGLIRLFSGFEQRANWYPGQPIMVTQNDYQLGLFNGDVGVVTRGEDGRLRAWFLSPAAPGEAPSLRGILPARLPPHETVYAMTVHKSQGSEFEEVALVLPPKPSPILTRELIYTAVTRAKRQVTLLGQRAVLEAGVAARIRRASGLSEMLWGFELPEDGGVSLPTAARRAEQLKLPF, encoded by the coding sequence ATGGCGAGATCTCTACCCGAGGCGCTGCTCGGGCTGCACTCCGCTGGCGTCTTGGGGGCGCTCGACGTGGAATTCGCGCGGGTGCTGGATCGCATCCAACCGAGCAACGCGCACGTCTTGCTGGGGGCGGCGCTCGCCAGCCGCGCGGTACAGCGAGGGCATGTTTGCTTGGACCTGCGAGGGCTGGACAAGCGGGTGCTCCTCGACGACGACGAGCAGCCAGTCGAGGTCGAGCTACCCCCGCTGCAGGGTTGGTTGCGTGAACTCGGCCAGAGTCCCCTCGTTGCTACGCCAGCAACCTGCCTCGAACCGTTGCCTGCAGATCACCGGCCCCTGGTCCTCGATGCTCGAGGTCGCTTGTATCTTTGGCGCTACTACGACTATCAGACGCGCCTCGCAGCGGACCTCCTCGAACGGCTGGGTCGGGATGTGATCGTCGAGGAGCAGCGACTCGGAGAGAGCTTGACGCGGCTCTTCGCTGGCAGCACAGAGGACCCCGATCTACAGCGCGTCGCTGCTTTGGTGTCCGCGAGCTCGGCGTTCTCGGTGATCAGCGGCGGACCAGGCACCGGCAAGACCACGACGGTGGTACGCATCCTGGCTACGCTCGTCGAACAGTCCCAGGCCCTCGGCAAGGATCCTCCGCGGATCTTGCTGTTGGCACCCACGGGGAAGGCAGCGCAACGCCTCGCGGAAGCCATCACCGAACAGAAGGCGAAGCTCGCGTGCGACGCTTGGGTAGCCGAATCAATCCCCACGGAATCGCTGACGATCCACCGAGCGCTGGGCTACCAGCCGCACTCCCCCACCCGCTTCCGCTACGGCGCGAGCGAGCCTCTATCCGCAGACTGCGTGCTGGTCGACGAGAGCAGCATGGTCGATCTGGCCTTGCTAGCCAAGTTGGTCGAAGCAGTGCCAAAGCACGCGCAGCTGATCTTGATCGGCGACAAAGATCAGCTCTCTAGCGTTGAGACCGGCGCGATCCTCGGAGATGTCTTCAACCCCTCCACGCTGAATGGCTACTCCCCGGCCCTGGTGAGCCGCATCGCGAGGCTCAGCGGGGATCGCCTGGCAAAGCCGAAGAAAGCGCGCGGCATCCCTGAAGGGCGAGCAGCCCTCGCAGACTGCATGGTGCATCTGACAAAGAGCTATCGCTACTCGAGTCAGGGTGGCATCGGCGCGCTCGCCCGAGCCATCAACGCCGGTGATGGACGCGCTGCCTGGGATAGTTGCCACGGCTCGGCAGGTGCCGCGTTCATCGCTGGCGACCCAGACGAGTTGGAGCCCAAGCTCGGCGCGCTCGCCGTCCAAGGCTTTCGCGCCTACCTCGAAGCAACCGACCCGGGGCTCAAGCTCGACCGGTTGGCGCGGTTTCGTTTGCTGACCGCACACCGCCGCGGCCGCTTGGGCGTCGAACAACTCAACCAGACGTGCGAACGTGCGCTCGCAGAAGCGGGGCTGATCCGGCTGTTTTCTGGCTTTGAACAGCGAGCCAACTGGTATCCGGGGCAGCCGATCATGGTGACTCAAAACGACTATCAGCTGGGGCTCTTCAACGGTGACGTCGGTGTGGTCACGCGGGGAGAGGATGGGCGGCTCCGGGCGTGGTTCCTGAGCCCTGCGGCGCCTGGTGAGGCACCCAGCTTGCGAGGCATCCTTCCAGCGCGACTGCCTCCTCACGAGACGGTGTACGCCATGACCGTCCACAAGAGTCAGGGCTCTGAGTTCGAAGAAGTAGCGTTGGTCCTCCCCCCCAAACCCTCACCCATTCTGACACGGGAGTTGATCTACACCGCGGTCACGCGCGCGAAACGTCAGGTCACCCTCCTGGGGCAACGGGCGGTGCTCGAAGCCGGCGTAGCAGCGCGTATCCGGCGAGCTTCGGGCCTGTCCGAGATGCTTTGGGGGTTCGAGCTCCCGGAGGACGGCGGGGTGTCGCTCCCCACGGCGGCGCGGCGCGCAGAGCAGCTCAAGCTCCCTTTCTAG